In Vanessa tameamea isolate UH-Manoa-2023 chromosome 19, ilVanTame1 primary haplotype, whole genome shotgun sequence, one genomic interval encodes:
- the LOC113399446 gene encoding CAAX prenyl protease 2 — protein MTSIHFIEENICLISGLACVFLTFSYVGSLYIWRSNLSRDHPTTIKRRFLSVCCMMLLAPVFTHTLLKEEMLQKGDIYEYMGFRMSGMISALFVPLILTAILFLGPLTMHFIAGTWKLYAEPMYWLSSWQDLVWLRNHVMAPLSEEWVFRSCMMPLLLQCLEPLTAVFTGPFLFGIAHFHHLHEMLVNGRSLKSALFIALFQFSFTTVFGAYSAYLFLRTGHFFAPLVAHIFCNHLGFPNFIEVFHFPLLQRLLIICNFFLGLFLWCYLLIPLTDPYIYDNKLQLLT, from the exons ATGACTTCTATACACTTTATAGAAGAAAACATATGTTTGATTTCTGGACTAGCATGTGTTTTTTTGACCTTTTCATACGTTGGTAGCTTATACATTTGGAGATCTAATTTAAGCAG agACCATCCAACTACTATTAAAAGAAGATTTCTTAGTGTATGTTGTATGATGTTGCTAGCTCCTGTTTTTACTCACACACTATTGAAAGAGGAAATGCTGCAAAAGGGagatatatatgaatacatgGGCTTTAGAATGTCAGGGATGATATCTGCTTTATTTGTTCCTTTGATTCTGACTGCCATATTATTTTTGGGACCATTAACAATGCATTTCATAGCTGGTACCTGGAAATTGTATGCAG agcCTATGTATTGGCTGTCGAGCTGGCAAGATTTGGTTTGGTTGCGTAACCATGTTATGGCACCACTTAGTGAGGAGTGGGTATTTAGGTCATGTATGATGCCTCTTCTACTACAATGTCTAGAGCCACTTACTGCTGTCTTTACTGGACCATTTCTTTTTGGTATTG CCCATTTTCATCACCTGCATGAGATGCTGGTAAATGGAAGATCATTAAAGTCAGCACTATTTATAGCat tgtttcaaTTCTCATTTACAACTGTGTTTGGTGCATATTCAGCTTATCTGTTTTTAAGAACTg GTCATTTCTTCGCCCCACTCGTTGCACACATATTCTGCAATCATCTCGGATTCCCGAATTTCATTGAGGTATTTCATTTTCCGTTATTGCAGCGACTTCTCATTATATGTAACTTTTTCCTCGGTCTCTTCCTATGGTGTTATTTGCTCATTCCTCTAACTGATCCCTACATTTATGATAATAAGCTGCAACtgttaacttaa